From a region of the Bacillota bacterium genome:
- a CDS encoding HPr family phosphocarrier protein, translating into MIERTIQVVNRTGLHARPAAVFVQTAAKFQCRVAVRKEGKEANAKSIIGLLGLGVNQGSSITIRAEGPDEASAVATLVGLVEGGFGES; encoded by the coding sequence ATGATCGAAAGGACTATCCAGGTAGTCAACAGGACCGGACTCCACGCTCGGCCGGCGGCCGTCTTCGTCCAGACCGCGGCCAAGTTCCAGTGTCGGGTGGCGGTCCGCAAGGAAGGCAAGGAGGCTAACGCCAAGAGCATCATCGGCCTCCTGGGCCTGGGTGTGAACCAGGGCTCGAGCATAACCATAAGGGCCGAAGGGCCCGACGAGGCCTCCGCCGTGGCGACGTTGGTCGGCCTGGTCGAGGGCGGTTTCGGGGAGTCCTGA
- a CDS encoding EamA family transporter has translation MRRTTVGRGELWAAAAALCYTLSNLFLRAAALHVGQVVATLLQVLPLWTLSVLVLAAGRRRRSQFLAGTPGFVGWLPLGLAVLSGLVVYAVGNPVFVEAIKRGGVVIAVPVVQTSVVWGALIGAFVLDEALSRRLGLGLAVFVLGLGSLSWGQVLAVGLGSGWITAIPLAALSALTWGISSVVTRKALRAGLDRFSALAVSTSVGVLTLSGYLAVTGSLGQYGAIEARDVWFLLGAGLMNAGAQVCLVTALSSTRVSTVTAINASSLGLVTIGAHVVFGEALNPPIILAVILIFAGIILSQGRGGKMTGGTSGRGRATERPTGRETR, from the coding sequence ATGAGGCGGACCACCGTCGGGCGTGGTGAGCTTTGGGCGGCGGCAGCCGCCCTTTGCTATACCCTCTCCAACCTGTTCCTCAGGGCGGCGGCCCTCCACGTCGGCCAGGTCGTGGCCACTCTGCTGCAGGTCCTGCCCCTGTGGACGCTGAGCGTGTTGGTCCTCGCGGCCGGCCGCAGGCGCCGAAGCCAGTTCCTGGCCGGCACCCCCGGATTTGTCGGGTGGTTGCCGTTGGGCCTGGCCGTCCTTTCCGGGCTGGTCGTCTACGCGGTCGGGAACCCAGTCTTCGTCGAAGCCATCAAACGCGGCGGGGTCGTCATCGCCGTGCCCGTCGTTCAGACCTCGGTCGTCTGGGGCGCCCTCATCGGCGCCTTCGTCCTCGACGAGGCCTTGAGCCGGCGGTTGGGTCTCGGCCTGGCCGTCTTCGTCCTCGGTCTGGGCAGCCTGAGCTGGGGCCAGGTGCTGGCCGTCGGCCTTGGGTCGGGGTGGATCACGGCCATCCCGCTGGCCGCCCTGAGCGCGCTCACCTGGGGCATCTCCAGCGTGGTCACGCGAAAAGCGCTCCGGGCCGGTCTGGACCGGTTCTCGGCCCTGGCCGTCAGCACCTCGGTCGGAGTCCTGACGCTCAGTGGATACCTCGCCGTGACCGGCTCGCTGGGCCAGTATGGGGCGATCGAGGCGAGGGACGTCTGGTTCCTCCTGGGGGCCGGCCTGATGAACGCCGGGGCACAGGTCTGCCTGGTGACCGCCCTCAGCTCGACCAGGGTGTCGACGGTCACCGCCATCAATGCTTCATCGCTGGGCCTGGTGACCATCGGGGCCCACGTCGTCTTTGGCGAAGCCCTGAACCCGCCGATCATCCTGGCGGTGATCCTCATCTTCGCCGGAATCATCCTCTCGCAGGGGAGAGGTGGGAAGATGACCGGCGGGACATCCGGACGGGGCAGGGCGACCGAACGGCCGACGGGGAGGGAAACCAGATGA
- a CDS encoding zinc-binding dehydrogenase — protein MAVEINRSVVLPAPKTIDIRETPKPTPGPGEVLIKVKASALCTWEQRVYKGAQQDSYPLLGGHEFSGIVEAVGPDVKEPIAVGDHVAVARIFRCGECRECRIGYDNLCSNMREVRYAGLPFGPGGLSDYVVAPRYQVYKVADDLPFEEAALSEPVSCVVRSIERSGVDFGDPVVILGAGVMGLLHVQLAKRRGAKVIVSEPVAVRRQKALEMGADSVIDPTAGDPVAAVRELTGGKGATCVFVAGGDGPAIEGAIKMAAKGGRVVLYAAFYPVPEVHLDVNRVHHNEISIIGTMSQSKEDFLRATELLSSRSIDVRSLVSKLVPFNRVEEAFEQAIVPGTYRVIVTFA, from the coding sequence TTGGCCGTAGAAATCAATCGAAGCGTCGTTCTCCCAGCTCCCAAGACCATTGACATCAGAGAGACACCGAAGCCGACCCCCGGCCCCGGCGAGGTCCTGATCAAGGTGAAGGCCTCGGCCCTGTGCACCTGGGAGCAGCGGGTCTATAAGGGCGCTCAGCAGGATTCCTATCCGCTCCTCGGCGGGCACGAGTTCTCGGGGATTGTTGAGGCGGTGGGGCCCGACGTCAAGGAACCCATCGCCGTCGGAGACCATGTCGCCGTGGCCCGCATCTTCCGATGCGGGGAGTGCCGGGAGTGTCGGATCGGCTACGATAACCTCTGCTCGAACATGCGCGAGGTGCGCTACGCGGGCCTCCCCTTCGGGCCGGGCGGCCTGTCGGACTACGTGGTCGCCCCCCGCTACCAGGTGTATAAGGTGGCCGATGACCTCCCGTTCGAGGAGGCGGCCCTGTCCGAACCGGTCTCCTGCGTGGTCAGGAGCATCGAACGGTCCGGGGTTGATTTCGGTGACCCGGTGGTCATCCTCGGCGCCGGCGTCATGGGGCTCCTCCACGTCCAGCTGGCCAAGCGGCGGGGCGCCAAGGTCATCGTCAGCGAACCGGTGGCCGTCCGGCGGCAGAAGGCCCTGGAAATGGGGGCCGACAGCGTGATCGACCCGACCGCCGGCGACCCGGTCGCCGCGGTCCGGGAACTCACCGGCGGGAAGGGTGCGACCTGCGTCTTCGTGGCCGGCGGAGACGGTCCGGCGATTGAAGGGGCGATCAAGATGGCCGCCAAGGGCGGGCGGGTGGTTCTTTACGCGGCCTTCTACCCCGTCCCCGAGGTTCATCTGGATGTCAATCGGGTCCATCACAATGAGATCTCGATCATCGGCACGATGAGCCAGAGCAAGGAAGACTTCCTCCGCGCGACGGAACTCCTGTCAAGCCGGTCCATCGACGTCAGGTCCCTGGTCTCCAAGCTCGTCCCGTTCAATCGGGTTGAGGAAGCCTTCGAGCAGGCTATCGTGCCTGGGACCTACCGGGTGATCGTGACCTTCGCGTGA
- a CDS encoding 2-amino-3,7-dideoxy-D-threo-hept-6-ulosonate synthase, translating to MKERRLNRIFRKDGRTLIVAMDHPGSMGPMPGLENPGRAIEKVLDGGADVIMTTFGVAQAFAPEIGRAALLLRLDGGTTKLGDRSTARMTRVFGIKDALRLGADAVVCMGFPGSRLEHETLPYLSALASECLEWQMPLMAEMLPRGFEGGTDSRTPESIALAVRVGVENGADIIKTQYTGSVDSFKKVVDNCYVPVVVLGGNKMDTDRDVLETVHGAIAAGARGVAMGRNIWQHTKPSKMAAAIASIIHGNASVDEALRELA from the coding sequence ATGAAGGAACGCCGCCTGAACCGGATCTTTCGGAAGGATGGTCGGACCCTGATCGTGGCCATGGACCACCCGGGCTCGATGGGGCCGATGCCCGGTCTGGAAAACCCTGGCCGCGCCATTGAGAAAGTGCTCGATGGTGGGGCCGACGTGATCATGACCACTTTCGGGGTGGCCCAGGCTTTTGCCCCGGAGATCGGCCGGGCCGCCCTGTTGCTCAGGCTCGACGGGGGCACGACCAAGCTGGGAGACCGCAGCACGGCCAGGATGACAAGGGTCTTCGGGATCAAGGACGCCCTCCGTCTCGGGGCCGATGCCGTTGTCTGCATGGGGTTCCCCGGGAGCCGGTTGGAGCACGAGACCCTTCCCTATCTCTCGGCCCTGGCCTCGGAGTGCCTCGAGTGGCAGATGCCACTCATGGCGGAGATGCTCCCACGGGGTTTCGAAGGCGGGACCGACTCCCGCACCCCTGAGAGCATCGCCCTGGCCGTCAGGGTCGGCGTGGAGAACGGCGCCGACATCATCAAGACGCAGTACACCGGGTCGGTCGACTCGTTCAAGAAGGTCGTCGACAACTGCTACGTTCCGGTTGTCGTCCTCGGCGGTAACAAGATGGACACCGACCGCGACGTGCTCGAGACCGTGCACGGCGCCATCGCCGCCGGCGCCAGGGGCGTGGCCATGGGGCGGAACATCTGGCAACACACCAAACCGTCGAAGATGGCGGCGGCGATCGCCTCGATCATCCACGGCAACGCGTCCGTCGACGAAGCCCTAAGGGAGCTTGCCTAG
- a CDS encoding PTS sugar transporter subunit IIA produces MVNVAVLTHGQYGQGLINAVEMISGRKEGLIAVPLWPDDTPETYLEKTRIALAGFKGTPDNTLLLVDLFGGTPGNVAARLVYEQGFRCLTGANLPMLLEIMSSDLYVSCSDLDDLCHLGLQAGMAGLRDLNATIRQRGD; encoded by the coding sequence GTGGTCAACGTGGCCGTCCTGACCCACGGCCAATACGGTCAGGGTCTTATCAACGCGGTTGAGATGATCTCCGGGAGGAAAGAGGGCCTGATCGCGGTGCCTCTCTGGCCCGACGACACGCCCGAGACCTATCTAGAGAAAACCCGTATCGCCTTGGCCGGGTTCAAGGGCACGCCCGACAACACCCTTCTACTGGTGGACCTGTTTGGGGGCACGCCCGGCAATGTGGCCGCCCGCCTCGTCTATGAACAGGGCTTCCGCTGCCTGACCGGGGCGAACCTGCCAATGCTGCTGGAAATCATGAGCAGCGACTTATATGTTTCATGCTCGGACCTCGATGACTTGTGCCATCTGGGTCTGCAGGCCGGCATGGCCGGTTTACGGGATCTGAACGCCACCATTCGCCAGAGAGGGGACTAG